Proteins co-encoded in one Oreochromis aureus strain Israel breed Guangdong linkage group 3, ZZ_aureus, whole genome shotgun sequence genomic window:
- the LOC120439318 gene encoding uncharacterized protein LOC120439318 → MSQITKDSFFINKETNKTIPSDVFVHEGEDAILPCRSITAGQWVKSVRWRRDGEVVLVLDVRSGKTTYGNGFDESRVSIPSDWDQRANLSLIIKRAEARDGGVYYCDIDKVEKHRSAVRLHVSTPPSSTSQPVTAARPSECSDWSWRTFSITAAEFVIVGLLVWLCWFLRNRIFNVCTRGFGGRSSEQEEEINCVTISNGDAHLCNDTEEGGGGGAEEGRESGSDQHSMLKSNGNPDFTHN, encoded by the exons ATGTCGCAGATCACAAAGGACTCCTTCTTCATAAATAAggagacaaacaaaacaatacctTCTGATGTTTTTGTACACGAGGGCGAGGATGCCATCCTCCCGTGCCgctccatcacagcaggtcagTGGGTGAAGTCTGTGCGCTGGAGGAGAGATGGAGAGGTGGTGCTGGTGCTGGATGTCCGGTCGGGGAAAACCACATATGGAAACGGCTTTGATGAAAGCCGGGTATCAATACCATCAGACTGGGACCAACGAGCAAACCTGTCCCTCATCATAAAGCGAGCCGAGGCGAGAGACGGAGGAGTTTATTACTGTGACATCGACAAAGTGGAGAAACACCGCTCCGCTGTCCGCCTGCACGTCTCCACACCACCAAGCAGCACATCACAGCCTGTAACTGCAGCGAGG CCATCAGAGTGCTCTGACTGGTCGTGGAGAACATTCTCTATAACGGCAGCTGAATTTGTGATCGTTGGCCTGCTTGTTTGGCTCTGCTGGTTTCTGAGGAACAGGATCTTCAATGTGTGCACTCGAGGATTTGGTGGAAGATCCtcagagcaggaagaagaaataaACTGTGTTACCATCAGCAACGGTGATGCACATCTCTGCAACGAcacagaggagggaggaggcggaggagcTGAAGAGGGCAGAGAATCAGGAAGTGACCAGCACAGCATGCTAAAGTCAAATGGGAACCCTGACTTTACCCACAACTGA